The Komagataella phaffii GS115 chromosome 4, complete sequence genome includes the window ATGTACCTCCCCCATTCCGGACAGGTATTAATGCCATCCCACCGTCAGAATTCCGTTCCGCTATAACTACCATAGAAGAACTGGATGAGAATGCCATCGAGGATGATGCGCCAGACTCATCGACAACTACAATTATCacagaatcaaaatcaaaagcAAGGGCTAAGAAGTCCTACTCGATTGATCCTACAGTGCTACTAGATCAAGGAAGACATCGGCGAAATTCATTACCACCCAATTCGCCCAGTGTGATCACCACAGACACTATCCGAGCGGACTGGGTTGGCAAACTAGCATCGGCCAAGTCCAAACTGGCTCGGCGATCGGCTACCGCATCAGCAATTCATGCTACTTCCCTGATAACAGAGGAGGAGCATATATCTAACAGTCAAAGGAGAGCACTACGAGCAGCTAGACAAAACGACGAGATACATGAACTAGAAGAGCGTATGATTGAGGAGGCTCTTCGTCTTAGTCTTATGGAGAATCGAGACGAAGTGCAACGACGAAGGGCATCGGCCCCAGAGTCACGCACGTGATTATAATACATCATTACACCACGTAACTTTTCGAAcatggaaaaaaaaaccagtGGGTCcttctctcttcttcaaggGATTAGTCCGCAATATCTGCTTAAACCGATTATCTCTATTAAACGAAGATGGCTACCGAAACCGCTTTATCATACGCCGCCCTTATTTTGGCTGATTCTGAGATTGAGATCTCCTCCGACAACTTGTTGGCTTTGACCACCAAGGCTGACGTTAAGGTTGACAAGATTTACGCTGACCTTTTTTCCAAGGCTTTGGACGGTAAGAActtgaaggatttgttCTTTAACATTTCCTCTGCCCCTGCCTCCGGTGCTGCTGCTGGTGGTGCTGCCGCTTCTTCTGCTGATGCTGAGGAGGCTGCTGAGGagaaggaggaagaggCCAAGGAAGAGTCCGACGACGACATGGGCTTCGGTCTATTCGACTAGTTACATTCTAAATACGAATACACATGGTTTGAATTATAAATGATGTACCTTGCCTATGCCTAAGTGGCagaaatttttgattctttaATCTTTTCGTTTTATCTTGACGACAAGTCTAGGATCGATCGATCACTCCTTGTAAAGTCTAAGCTGTAACGATGTACATCTAGAAGTAGGGAGCTTAAGATATCTGGACTGTCCAAGCATATCTGGCCAATACTCCATttggttgaaaagtttgtaCAATCCACCAAACGAACTTCTACGATGTAGACCACTAGCCTACTATGTGTTACATTACTCCCGGATTCAATATACACTACAAAGCGTCTATTTCTTGTTAGCTTCAGCCTCGGCAGCCTCTTTAGCACGCTTAGCAACTTGACCAGCATACTTCTGGTCCAGTCTGGCCTGCTTCAAAGTCTCGAAGGCAGTCTTCTCAGGAACAACGACAGCTCTTGGGCCAACCTCAATGGCTGGTTGCTCAACTGGGAAGGAAGCACCCAGAGAGATTTGCTTAGCATCCTTGGCCTCAGCACGAGACTTGAAGACAACCAACTTAGATTGGTACTccttcaatctttggacGTTCAACTCAAAACCCTCCTCGGAtctgttctttcttctgGTGTCGACAGCAATACCAACGGTTCTAGCGTAGTTAGCGTTCAAACCAACAGCCTTAAGCTCTTCAATGGTGAATCCTCTTCCAGCTCTGACTTTTCTGTTGTGCTTGACGGTTGGGCATCTGACAATGGGTCTCAGAGAGTCCAAAGGTCTTGGAGCCAGATTGACAGCCTTAGCAGCTCTGGCGTTACGTCTGGAGGTTCTCTTTCCGGCCTGGTCCAAGTGGACTCTAACACGTTCTTGCCAGTGCTTTCTGAAGtggttcttcaaaagtggTAAATTTTTAGAGATAGCTATAACTTGGTTAGTACTTCATTTGTCGGAAACGGTATTTGCTAGCACTACGAGAGCATAGTGCTTGGGTGATTTAAAGAACATACCCATCTTTGATTGTTGTAGTTAACCTGGAAGCTTTTTTTAACTTGGTGAAAATTTGTAAAAGGTGAGTGAAGGCACAGATCGAGAAAGATTTCGAGCAGGGGCTTCGTAACCAAAATCTGAAGGGAAAAGTGCTGGCGGGAGAGTATGCGCGGgtcttctttggagatgGGCGGACGATGCTCGGTTCCCCAGGTGGACTATTTTTC containing:
- a CDS encoding 60S ribosomal protein L13, with translation MAISKNLPLLKNHFRKHWQERVRVHLDQAGKRTSRRNARAAKAVNLAPRPLDSLRPIVRCPTVKHNRKVRAGRGFTIEELKAVGLNANYARTVGIAVDTRRKNRSEEGFELNVQRLKEYQSKLVVFKSRAEAKDAKQISLGASFPVEQPAIEVGPRAVVVPEKTAFETLKQARLDQKYAGQVAKRAKEAAEAEANKK
- a CDS encoding 60S acidic ribosomal protein P1 — protein: MATETALSYAALILADSEIEISSDNLLALTTKADVKVDKIYADLFSKALDGKNLKDLFFNISSAPASGAAAGGAAASSADAEEAAEEKEEEAKEESDDDMGFGLFD